In Prochlorococcus marinus CUG1415, the sequence TCAAAGAAAAATTAATAATTTGGCTTGAAGAAAATTCCGAAGTAAAAGAAAAAACTACAAAAACTTCTAAAGCTACCAAAACAACAAAAGCTACAAAAACTGCGACCAAAACAACAAAAGCTACAAAAACTACGACAAAAACAACAAAAGCTACAAAAACTGCGACAAAAAAAACAAAAACTCAAAATAAAAAAGAAAAAAAATAATTTATAAAATTTCTAACTAATTACCCAAAAACCTCTTAAATTAACTAGTAGACGAATATTAATCTGTGAATTCAGAAAAAAAACATTTAATCCAAAGCTCAATAAGTTCTTACGAAAGCATTCATAAAACTAGTGCCGCTGTTCCTACGGTCATAGAACAATCTGGTAGAGGAGAAAGAGCTTTTGATATTTATTCAAGGCTATTAAGGGAAAGAATAATTTTTTTAGGTACTGGTATTAATGATCAAGTATCTGACTCTCTTGTTGCACAATTATTATTTCTTGAAGCTGAAGATCCCGAAAAAGACATCCAAATATATATCAACTCTCCTGGAGGCTCAGTAACAGCAGGAATGGCTATATACGATACTATGCAACAAATATCACCTGATGTAGTGACAATATGCTTTGGAGTGGCTGCAAGTATGGGTGCATTTCTACTTTCTGGGGGAACAAAGGGGAAAAGATTGGCTTTGCCTAATTCTAGGATAATGATTCA encodes:
- the clpP gene encoding ATP-dependent Clp endopeptidase proteolytic subunit ClpP codes for the protein MNSEKKHLIQSSISSYESIHKTSAAVPTVIEQSGRGERAFDIYSRLLRERIIFLGTGINDQVSDSLVAQLLFLEAEDPEKDIQIYINSPGGSVTAGMAIYDTMQQISPDVVTICFGVAASMGAFLLSGGTKGKRLALPNSRIMIHQPLGGAQGQAVEIEIQAKEILFLKKTLNSLLAEHTGQPLKKINEDTERDYFLSPSEAVEYGLIDKVIKK